DNA from Ictalurus punctatus breed USDA103 chromosome 7, Coco_2.0, whole genome shotgun sequence:
cattctcaattctgattgatcagaaggtgttgaataattttcttcaacaacagctctgacaataCTTCCAAGATTTATTTCAATGTACTCATTCTAATAGattataatttctatagtaacaactcattcacagggacttgtatggctgaCATATGTATGTATGGCGTTATGTAATttaagataataataaacaaatgtgcCCTTATtgtacaaagaaaaacatgcatACATTTTGATAGGGTGAAGTGAATGTCATTAATTCAGTTCCACGGACAGCTTCTTTCCTAATCGCGacttatttttgtctcattgcTTATATTTGACAGAGGAAGACTATTAAGGACAAAGTTCAGATGGCTGAGTCAAAACCCTTTCTCTAGTGTAAGTGTAGtttattatgttaatgtcatcatgctgtttagcttgctatgtaatatgtgtacaacaatatatagtggtaacctgaaacgttagctatgtaaagggtactggagttttcttttcttaattctaaagacaaactcccataactagttctgaatggataactacaatatggccacaactcCATATCTCTCATTGCCAAGCTAGCACTTCTCAGCATTTTGCTGagccttatatttgtaaaatcacttaGTTGGCGTTAGCCCAAATGCAGTGTAAAGGaacgaaatgctgtgcaacttccctcactttcactcgcatttataaGTCTGTCACAACGTGAGGGTTCACAACGAACTTGGCGGGAGGATATacaagtgaatgtaacgttaatggtcaaaaactggaactgacattagcctagcctacttcgtaggtgtgcaaatatcaaaagttaattgacgtCCTTAAGAACATACCAAGCCATCCATACCAAGCTAaaggttacctactatttaggtatctagttaccctctgaaaaaaaaaagctcatatgttctgctgcacttttctactcTTGGCTgttgtctccatttcttacagactgagctgctaaaatatatcaacgaacttgcggtgagtatgggcgcaaccaagtgtacaaggaatagacaaataaatagatgaagaaaatacagatccgttggcaggtttcattaaagggggacatatagaaaatattttgtactgtatactggggggacagattggtttttaaaaaggtacactatatgcaCTGTATCAGGTGAATACTAAGGTGAGGCATCTAAACCATTACAGTGAATTTCACATGATCAGTATGCTCATTGAGTAGAAGAGGTTTGCTTTCTTCAAGACGTTTTGCTCAGATAGCTGATGACGTACATTTTCTATATGcacaaataaacaatatttatagATTAtagactgtatatatttattgagTTCTTGAATCAAGTGGATTCACATGGGCAGATAATTCGAAATGTACAGTTTGATGAAAGGgcaaaaaaagggaaaaaacaaacaaacaaacaaaagaaggaATAAACAAGAAGATCCTGCATGTAGTAcaaaattttaatttgacaATAATTTCTCCATATCTCCCCCGCCCCCCCAGTCCACATCACACTTCTATATCTTGACTTCTGGGCGACTTTGTGATTAACAACAGGACAACACATACAAAAAGGCTTggtcttttaaataaaactcaACATCTCAGTATTGGATCAGTCGTCTAAGAAGTCGTCGTCCAGGTTGACGTCTGTAGTGTCGATGTCGTCCAGGTCCAGGTTGTCCAGGTCGTCCTCCAGCTCCTCCAGAGTCTATGAACAAAGCCAAAGAAAAATTTTTAATACTCTAAAATATTCTAAAAATACACCAAGGAATAggggaattatatatatataaattctgtaATTAACAATTAGTgtgtaattgttgcacacctttTCTCTAAACTTTGTAATGTCTTCCTCCTCTTTTTTAGCAGGTTCAGGCTTTGGAGGAGCCACACTCGCTACTGGAGGATCAACAGGAGCAGCCTTGACTGCTGGAACTTCTGCTTCTGCTTTAGACTCCACGGGGTCTGCAGCCTGctgtgaatacacacacacaccgagttTATTTGAAGCAAATATCCTGACATTCATAAATCGGAATAGTTCTGCTTCTGTTAACCCATCGATGAACGGGATGCACGATTTAGCATCAGGAAGTAAAAACAATATCCAGTTTCTTTACTCTGATGGTCATGCATTCAGCGACACGTTTACATTCCGTGACAACAAAACGTCAGCTTTCTTACAGAAGCTTGTGCTATATCTGCCTTAAGGATCTCAGATGTTTTTTCGTAGGTGGCCACAGatgagcaaaaaataaaaagttaaataaataaataaaacaaacaaacaaaggtcATTGAAAGTACATAATTGCACCATTGTGTAAACGTACCTGTGTGTGGGTGGGAAGTACGCCTTTGGGTTCGTAACTGCTGGCTTCTTCTAACACATTCCGCTCCTCGTTGGGCTAAACAGACGCAGAGATCCAGACGGTTAGCGAGAAAACGGTGTACAGATCTGCTCATgtgcttacttacttactaaataACATACTTTTATAACACAACTTGCTgaatgctcaattctgattggtagGAAGGGGCTGATTAATTTTTACAGCAACTCTAAGAGTTGCTGAGAATGAAGCTGTCTCTCTCACCGTGACCAGTGGGTAATCAGTGGCAGGTCTGCTCTTGTGTAGGCAGCTCTCTCGGAGGTACTGCTCAGCCAGGAAAGCCTCTTTCAGCCCAGGGAACAAGTTCTCATATTCGGTGGGGTCGGCCAGCGACTCTGCCGCTTTCTGGTTTACTTTTGACAGGCTCTCCCTCCACAGCTTTACCACTCTGTTAGCGTCACACAACAAGCCACTTCGATGCATCATTGTTGCAAACAACATATGACTACAATTGGTCAATCTATGCCTCATGTCTAACCTTTATGTAAAGTGTTAATAACCAGATTGGCCACTAGGtggcaaaagaaaagaaagaaggcaGCCAGAGTGTTTGGCAGTAaaacacatgcatgctcacTACTACTAAATCCTCCagctctctcattctcataatgagaccaaaatgaaaattaatgaTAATACTACGTAGTTGTAGAGTGTGGGATTCAGGAGGCACCTGGACACTTGGCTGGGCAGGTAGGTGCGAGCGAGGAAGGCGGCCTCGGGCAGGCGGTTGGTCCTAATCAGAAGTTCCAGACACTGGTCCAACCTTAAGGTAGAAACAGCAAACATCAACATGTACAATGTTTGAAGCCATgttttaaaggtgcattaggtcaGACAAGTCCATGTACTCACTTCCCCTGCAAGAAGTAGGTCATGAAGGCGACGTTGTTCTTGCCGTCCCGTTCAGCGCCCTCGGCCAGCTTGTTCACCATAGATGCGTTGCCAGAAGCTGTAGCCAACAGCAGCAGGCCTCCGTAGTCCTGGGCGTGATGAAGGCACTCCTGTGCCAAGCCAAACTGGCACTTATTGATAGCCAGTTCTGCCAGTTGCTTCCACTTTTGCTCAGACTAGAcagaataaaaaacacaaaaaaaaaaaccccaccaaatattacatttgacaatggccataaacgtttttttttttacatgcctAGATCAAGTTCAGAACAGAATTAAGGAAGTACCACTTCTCATGCTACACAAATCTTACCTCTGCTTCTACTGCTAGCTGGTAGCCAATCTTCAGTTCCCCCAGTTGTAAAGCAAGCTCAAACCTGTGCTCTGGGTCAGTAGACACGGCCAGTGCTTGCTGTTTGAAACCCTATAAACAGAATATCTgattaagaaaaaacaaaacaaaaacaggccCTTTTTTATATGAGAAAAATGACATCGGGGTCAGTTCAGCATGTATGTGAAGTCACACCTGTTTCTCCAAGAAGTGCGCCACCCTGGTCCTCTGCTCTTTCGGAATGGTGGGGAGGACTTTGTCAGCCATGGAGAAGTCACGCCGCATGACAGCTGTCTGGTACTCCAACACCGACACCAGCAGCGAGTAACTGACGATGTTCAGCTCCTTGTCTCCTAGGTACAGTCGGTCGTCTTTAGGAATGTAGCCCAGCAGGTACATGGTTCTGAGGAGATCAGAGGTGTCGTTTAGAAAATGCAAAGacagagtgcgagagagagaaaagaggattTATAGCGAACTTTTACTGCTACAACATTCAAGAGATGGACAGAATGAAACGGCTACTGAAACACACCTATCCAGGTGAGCGATGGTGACGATCTCTCCTCCAACAAAGTAGTTCAGCCGGTTAACAGAGCTGGTGTAGATGAAGCAGTCTCCCACCCACAGACCTGTCTTCACAATCTCCTGGATTTCGCCCTGGACCTGCGCGCATGCCCACACACAGAAAATCAGTGTGCTAACATGACTAGTCACTGTTAACAATTCTGATATAATGGTCTACCCTGTCACATGATCATCAAAGGTCATCCACTcggtggacaaatcagtagttcaagcttttttaatttattttctattgTAGCTGACAAGTAGGTTCTTACTTTGAATTTTCGCAAGATAAAAGTCTTCATTTGGTAATCCTAAATCTAACGTGCTCGTTAATAGATGGACTAATTAGAAATAAACGATTAAATTGTACAGAAAACAAGCCGTCGTGATTGGTTGACCACGAACCTCGAAAGCATCCTCGATGCCATCCTCAGTAACCCCTTCGTTGGACTCTTGTGATGCAGCCACTTTGTCCGCCATGTAGCGCAAGATGAAGAACGACTCCTCCGTGGCAATGCACACCAGCTCTCCAGAGTCTGACCAGAAAATCTGAACGCGGCACAACAAAAGGAATGTCACGTCAGGTTTGGACACATCACTAACTAGAAAATATTTGGTAGTATTTGGTAACTACAGCAATGAGCGGCGAGAAATACATGTTTGGGCTGAATTTCAATGCGGCGAATCAACTCCGTATTCTCCCAGTCATAGAAAGCCAAGCCGTTTACGGACCTGACGCCCAACAAAAATCCACCGTAGATACCTGAAAGGGGATGGAATCCGATAAACATGTGGTGATATAAAGCTGTGATCTTAAAACAGAGAGCCACCAAAGAACCACCGCCATATTCCTGAGTAAGGCCCTAAAGCCATAACTGCTTAGCTCaatgtaaaaagtaaaaattacCCTCTGCTCCAAAGTCAGGCTTGAAGGACTTCTTCTCCTTAAAGTTCTTGAAGATTTTCACCATGCTGTTGCTTTCTCTGATTGCATACCTGTGTAGTGTACGAGAACAAGATTTTTCACACGCTAGTTCACGACTCATCACCTAAGTCGATAACTAATGACAAAATTCCTTGCTTAGAAAAGTCTGGATAAACTGTGATGACTCAAAGGCCATGGTTCTTTTGACGCTTAACCGTTAATGATTTGCTTACAGCTATAACGTGGTGATGTTTTGATACGTCGTGCCGCTTCATGTTACTACTTACGACTAACACCACAACGTTAaacgttctgttttttttctctcagtaaGGAGAACATGAAgggtaaataaaaatgaaaaaccgATGAACGTTGTGTAATGTAACACACAAAACTGCAGAAACACAACTCGGATCTGAGAGTGCGAGAGACCTTTAAGAGAGCGACATtacaggagctgcaggaatatctgacaagacTGATTGCTCTtggcatgtgacaacaatcacTCGTATTCTTCACGtgtctgggctgtggggtagggtgactagatggaagccctttttcacataaaaacattcaagcCGATTAAATCACCCCAAAACTATGTGGCAAAATGTCTTATAGTTTGATGAGACTAATTCCAAAatgtatgtttggtgcaaaaaaagaaaaagaaaaaaagtagtGCATCAACAAAAGAATtcccacggtgaagcatgatggtggcagcatcatgctttagggctgctcttcttcagccagaactggggcttttatcaaggtggatgGGATCATGAATAGTTACAATAGTTGAGTTTTGTGCCAAACCTTCATGCGTCTGCTAATAATTTCCTTTTTCGGCACGACAATGACGGCACGTTATTGTAAGTTGTCTTTGTTTTCCCTTGAAATGTTTCTGGTCGCTTAATTTTTATacgttgtttttaattttaatcaaatttatACGTTTTTAACatcttgccattttaacaggggtgtgcagacttttttttttaatatccacTGTATGCATAATGAAGGAAAGAACACTTACTCAGAAGAATCGTGGGCCCAAACAAACTCCTGAGCAGAGCCAAAGCTCTTGTTCCTCAGAGCCATGGCTGTGTAAATGATGTACTCTCCATCTCCGCAAACCACCACGAACCTGGCGTTGAAAGtaaagtatatgtatatatttcatGTTGGTATGTTCACCGATAACTTAAAAGTTGCAATATCTGTGACGTAAACTAGGCTGATGAACATTAAAttggtcttaaaaaaaaaaaaaaaaaaatcatttaaccGGTCTGACACTGCTTCAGAGAACCAAGGGGACTCAACTGTAATATTTATAGCATGCTTTTGTGCAAACTGACCTTCCATTAGGGTTGTGCTGAATAGTCTGTGGGTAGATCTCACAGCTGCCCATGTCTTTGACGGCCAATGGCAGCCTCTCTCCGTCTTTAATCTCTGTGTCGCCCATGGCCTTCAGGTTGGCCTGCTGTACCTCTGAATGCTTGGCCCAGATAATCTTCCCGTTGGTGTCCATGGACATGGCAGGCTCCTCACGACCAAGctaatgaaaaaacaaaacacaattcaaCATAAGGATGCTACTATAGGAGAATAATCTATAGTAGCTGAGaccttcatttttttcttccttatgGACACACTTGTCTTTCCTGGTTTCGGGAGTGGCTGAAAAGGGTCCGCTGTGGTTATACGGTACGAGagcagcctctagaggcgaaataaaaaccatcgccgccaaattttgttgtgttatttgaagtgtactttttttattgattttggaCAActctattttatttgttatttagagCATTACTTTTTGGCTATCTTTTCTTTACTTTAACATTTATTAGTAGTTAATAtaatattcatttcatttgaacaaaactacagtacattttcatggtacattcagtactttttatttttgtaataaaagttATGCAATATTTTAATTTGAGTTATGTTTTCGTTCAGAATCAATtgtaaaaactaaataaaacggTTAATttattaatcggttatcggcaggtaggtACCACCCACCTTGGTTGTCGAatcagtaaaatccactatcagaCGACCTCTGCAAGATATTATGCGTAGGAGTATGATACTTTGCATGTGTTGTGTATTACCTTAATAATAATGCTGCCCTCGTCATAACCAAGCGCGACGTTGTTGGAACCACgcaggccacacacacaccacacccgCTCCATGCCGTAGTTCAGCGTGCTTTCCAGTCGGTAGGTGCTGGAGTGCCAGATGCGCACTGTACCTAAACATGAGTAAAAAGCAGCGACATAAATAACCAACAGTAGTCCTAGTGCGACTATTTGCTTGCGTACTGTGACTCCTTCGTGACCTTACCGTCCTCGGATCCTGTAACGATGATTGGCAGCTCGGGGTGGAAGCTAACACACGACACATTCTGGGCGTGACCCTCCAGTGTCTGCACGCACGTCTTATTCTGAGGGGAATAATTACGTAACCGGGAGAGGTATAAGCTTGGCTACAGAGACAATGAAGCCCAAGTGAATGAcatcaggataaaaaaaataaaataaaaagagagacagagagagagaaagagagagagagagagcggggggtCCTCACCTGGTAGTCCCAGATCTTCACCAGCCTGTCATCAGCTCCTGAAATGAGATACGGCTTATCTCCGCCGCTGTAATAATCGATGCAGTTCACGCCTTTCTCGTGGCCCTCCAGAGTGAAGTTAGGGGATGAGGAACCCAGCTGCCATACCTGAAACATCACGAATGGAAAAAGCTTGATTTGGAGTATTCTGAAATGTTACTGGGAGTCAAGCCACTTAAATTAAAACATGCtattttcagtctttttttcccctccactaTGCTGCACTAACAGggcaaaaaaaggagaaaaaaagggaaaaaaaatttctCCATCCACTTATCTCCACTAAACAAACTAACCAAAAGTCCTTGTTTTGCATACCAGTCTTCaggattttctagattagtaaacACTTTTGAACGTAAGGTCGGAGTTTTTAAGTTTGAGACGAGGCCCATGACGACAATCAAGATGACAGCGGAACGTTTTAAAAGAGACAGAGCTTTGGCAGGGCGTTCGAAGCATGAAATCGCAAAACGTTTTATAGTCCGACTTGTGGATCGGGATCGTCTGGCTCTGGCTGGCCGGCCATATAGTGGAAGTCgcttttatatattaacagtACAGAAGATATGCAAGTGAGCGTGTGTGAATAATGCCTCGTGTTACTGCAGTCAAAGGCCACAGTTCTTCTGCTGCTTAACCACCCATGCAAGGGattttatttaggtttttaGCCACGTTACACATACCTGacactttttattaaaaaaaaaaaaaaaaaaaaaaaaaagtcaatttgGGGTCTTAACGATTGCCGCAGCAGTTCCTAGGTACAAACTCACCTTGATGGTTCTGTCCAACGAAGCACTTGCAAACTGGTTGTTGTCTTTGGGGTTGATGACAATCTGCATGACGTAGTGTGTGTGGCCCTCAAACACCTGACTGCAGGACCACTTCTTCTCCCAGTCCCACAGCTTAATGAGCATAtcgtctgaacacacacacacagtaaattgttatttaaaaTTCGTACATTTTAGAATTGACATCATGATGGTTGCGACATACGTACCACTGCTAGTAAGGATGTAGGGCTGAGTAGGGTGCACGGCGATGCATCGGATGTAATCCGAATGGGCCTCGAACATGTGCACCCGCTCTAACGTGTTGTAGTTGAAGACGCGAATCTGCATGTCGTCCTAAAAGACGAGAGGCCGCGAAAGATTTACCCAACTCAAGGTGAAACCAAATCAGACCTAAAAAAGCACTTGCTCTGCTAAAAGGActataaatatttgaaatgatCCTGTAAATTATATACTTACCGCTCCGGTTATGACCCAGTTCTTCCTTGCAACAAACTTCGCAGCTCTCACTGGCAGGTCACACACTTCGAACGTCTTCACCAAGGTCTACGGTCATACAAAAGAATATTATTTGATGAGCGAGAGGATATAATTGGCTACTCTACTTTATTCTGGATTTGAGTAGCAAAAAACAAATGTCAAGACATTCAGTACAAAGCCTTTTCTCCACTCACTTGTGTTTCGTGGTTCCAGACACACACGCTGCCGTTGTAGAGACTAGCCAGCATCCATGGCTCGGTGGGATGGAGGTCCACGCTTTTGACACGGTCGGACCGAGCTGTGAGCTTGCGCTTGATGTCCAGCCTGAGAGGCTATAGAGAGGAAATAAAACGGGGGGGACGTGAGGGAGCAATATGATAATCGTGTATCATCCGAAAAGGCAGAATGTCAGCAACCTTCCTTATTCTTACACGCGCAcagtgttgacactggagactccttctgttaatgttcaataaatgtttccttacagaaatcACCACGATATCACGAACTACAAATATTTTCCTTAAAGTTTTTTAAATTACGTTATCACCAGTTTTAGATTACGGTGAGGCGTCAGTCATGCACGACCCTGtggatgagctgttactacggaaatgataacatattcgaacgagcgtgttaatataaacctgtgactcGCCTTGCGCTCGGATCCACCCTCAGAACGGCCGTTAAGGAAAACTAAGCAACACTTTACAGCCAAACAACAGAATCAAGAACTCGGCGGTGCCGTGCCATTTCACTTTTAAGTTTGTCAAGATCCATCTTCCCACAGCGAGGACAACTGAGGAACTTGTACGCAACTATTACACAAGGTGCAAACGTTTCAATGATGCTCAAGAAATTAACACCatgcattaagagccgggggggggggttctgctTAAACTTTTATGCAGGATGATCGATATAAATTATCCCCCccatttagtaccgcccttcagaagcCACATAagataacaatttacaccaatcatcctgttgaAAAGTTAATACTTTTCTGGTTCTtcatgtatcgtgttgccttcttgatcagtgaatgtttgcaccttttgtaatagttctGTACGAGGTCCTCAGTGTTAAAAGATCAACATCTCAACATCATACAGctactgttggaaaggggtcaaatatgcagaagattctggaaaagcaaagaacatGCAGGTCTTGGTGGATTTTTCTGAacaacagtgggcagtttaactgctcaggacaaacaaaggactcgtgaacaactatcacaaaacagaaaaacagttgtcgatcatccaggtaacaccACATGGTATTAAAGCACACCTATTGTGATTCTGAaaagtgcctaattttgtttaaagctctcatacaacagatttacacacatccaacactttaatgtgctcataatttaaactgcagcattactaatttttcccctcagtgtcaaaaacagaacattaaatgatccgttctgaAGGATtaattctaaactcctcctttcagagagcatactctgctctgattggtcagatgtcccagtctgttgtgattggtctaccgctatcagcgagcagccgatgaagaccagaggtggggctttttgttacaaacctacgtaggcaAATACAGGAAGCAAGTCTTGAATTACTAACAACTCaactcagctgttcagaattgattccttcttttgggagtaaACAGTCATGTGCGTTTtaggtttttttaaactttttaaactgCAAACGTTTTTACATTCGCAAAAAGCTCTATAAGActctacatgaaaggtaatatctgaaaaaccataacaggtaCGCTTTAAGAACCAAGCATACAGTAGCTGGGTAAACTGTTGAACTgggtcatttgtgtaaattctatTATTATTGTGAATTTGTGGACTAgatgaaatagcttattcagggcggGACTAAATAATATGACGCCTCgatatttactttaaattattaacattttgcacgGCCTATGCAAACGTATGACGTCACATGTATCGTGACGCATATTGTGTATCTTGGGGGGGAAAGTACAGCGAATGAGCGATACAATATTTTTGCCATATTGTCGCCCACACTTACTCCATCTAGAGCAGTACATCCTGACTAATACACTGACCAGTCAGCCATGTCGAATGACAGATATACCAATTTAAACAGAGCTTGCAAACGAACAACAAGAAATAACGCCATTTTCTGTTACGCGTTGTCATTTAGCTATAAACCGTACTCAGTACACCATAGCAGTATATCAtgcatataaatacaaatacatttaataaatatcatCTATTCCGAATTAGGcgattattattactattttcaTTTTGCAGCATTTGCAAATTGGAGAACATTCACTAGCTAATTAACTAAAACGAAGGCATATTAGATAGAACTAAGCCATAtagcgttagcattagcaaCTCGTCTATGTGGCAATACGGCCTCCGGTTCAGCACTTCTGAAATatcgttagctagctagctcc
Protein-coding regions in this window:
- the copb2 gene encoding coatomer subunit beta' isoform X1, whose product is MPLRLDIKRKLTARSDRVKSVDLHPTEPWMLASLYNGSVCVWNHETQTLVKTFEVCDLPVRAAKFVARKNWVITGADDMQIRVFNYNTLERVHMFEAHSDYIRCIAVHPTQPYILTSSDDMLIKLWDWEKKWSCSQVFEGHTHYVMQIVINPKDNNQFASASLDRTIKVWQLGSSSPNFTLEGHEKGVNCIDYYSGGDKPYLISGADDRLVKIWDYQNKTCVQTLEGHAQNVSCVSFHPELPIIVTGSEDGTVRIWHSSTYRLESTLNYGMERVWCVCGLRGSNNVALGYDEGSIIIKLGREEPAMSMDTNGKIIWAKHSEVQQANLKAMGDTEIKDGERLPLAVKDMGSCEIYPQTIQHNPNGRFVVVCGDGEYIIYTAMALRNKSFGSAQEFVWAHDSSEYAIRESNSMVKIFKNFKEKKSFKPDFGAEGIYGGFLLGVRSVNGLAFYDWENTELIRRIEIQPKHIFWSDSGELVCIATEESFFILRYMADKVAASQESNEGVTEDGIEDAFEVQGEIQEIVKTGLWVGDCFIYTSSVNRLNYFVGGEIVTIAHLDRTMYLLGYIPKDDRLYLGDKELNIVSYSLLVSVLEYQTAVMRRDFSMADKVLPTIPKEQRTRVAHFLEKQGFKQQALAVSTDPEHRFELALQLGELKIGYQLAVEAESEQKWKQLAELAINKCQFGLAQECLHHAQDYGGLLLLATASGNASMVNKLAEGAERDGKNNVAFMTYFLQGKLDQCLELLIRTNRLPEAAFLARTYLPSQVSRVVKLWRESLSKVNQKAAESLADPTEYENLFPGLKEAFLAEQYLRESCLHKSRPATDYPLVTPNEERNVLEEASSYEPKGVLPTHTQQAADPVESKAEAEVPAVKAAPVDPPVASVAPPKPEPAKKEEEDITKFREKTLEELEDDLDNLDLDDIDTTDVNLDDDFLDD
- the copb2 gene encoding coatomer subunit beta' isoform X2, which codes for MPLRLDIKRKLTARSDRVKSVDLHPTEPWMLASLYNGSVCVWNHETQTLVKTFEVCDLPVRAAKFVARKNWVITGADDMQIRVFNYNTLERVHMFEAHSDYIRCIAVHPTQPYILTSSDDMLIKLWDWEKKWSCSQVFEGHTHYVMQIVINPKDNNQFASASLDRTIKVWQLGSSSPNFTLEGHEKGVNCIDYYSGGDKPYLISGADDRLVKIWDYQNKTCVQTLEGHAQNVSCVSFHPELPIIVTGSEDGTVRIWHSSTYRLESTLNYGMERVWCVCGLRGSNNVALGYDEGSIIIKLGREEPAMSMDTNGKIIWAKHSEVQQANLKAMGDTEIKDGERLPLAVKDMGSCEIYPQTIQHNPNGRFVVVCGDGEYIIYTAMALRNKSFGSAQEFVWAHDSSEYAIRESNSMVKIFKNFKEKKSFKPDFGAEGIYGGFLLGVRSVNGLAFYDWENTELIRRIEIQPKHIFWSDSGELVCIATEESFFILRYMADKVAASQESNEGVTEDGIEDAFEVQGEIQEIVKTGLWVGDCFIYTSSVNRLNYFVGGEIVTIAHLDRTMYLLGYIPKDDRLYLGDKELNIVSYSLLVSVLEYQTAVMRRDFSMADKVLPTIPKEQRTRVAHFLEKQGFKQQALAVSTDPEHRFELALQLGELKIGYQLAVEAESEQKWKQLAELAINKCQFGLAQECLHHAQDYGGLLLLATASGNASMVNKLAEGAERDGKNNVAFMTYFLQGKLDQCLELLIRTNRLPEAAFLARTYLPSQVSRVVKLWRESLSKVNQKAAESLADPTEYENLFPGLKEAFLAEQYLRESCLHKSRPATDYPLVTPNEERNVLEEASSYEPKGVLPTHTQAADPVESKAEAEVPAVKAAPVDPPVASVAPPKPEPAKKEEEDITKFREKTLEELEDDLDNLDLDDIDTTDVNLDDDFLDD